The Macaca nemestrina isolate mMacNem1 chromosome 6, mMacNem.hap1, whole genome shotgun sequence genome window below encodes:
- the LOC105475180 gene encoding cocaine- and amphetamine-regulated transcript protein, with amino-acid sequence MESSRVRLLPLLGAALLLMLPLLGTRAQEDAELQPRALDIYSAVEDASHEKELIEALQEVLKKLKSKRIPIYEKKYGQVPMCDAGEQCAVRKGARIGKLCDCPRGTSCNSFLLKCL; translated from the exons ATGGAGAGCTCCCGCGTGCGGCTGCTGCCCCTCCTGGGCGCCGCCCTGCTGCTGATGCTACCTCTGTTGGGTACCCGTGCCCAGGAGGACGCCGAGCTCCAGCCCCGAGCCCTGGACATCTACTCTGCCGTGGAGGATGCCTCCCACGAAAAGGAGCTG ATCGAAGCGCTGCAGGAAGTCTTGAAGAAGCTCAAGAGTAAACGTATTCCCATCTATGAGAAGAAGTATGGCCAAGTCCCCATG TGTGACGCTGGTGAGCAGTGTGCAGTGAGGAAAGGGGCAAGGATCGGGAAACTGTGTGACTGTCCCCGAGGAACTTCCTGCAATTCCTTCCTACTGAAGTGCTTATGA